A single genomic interval of Trichosurus vulpecula isolate mTriVul1 chromosome 6, mTriVul1.pri, whole genome shotgun sequence harbors:
- the RRH gene encoding visual pigment-like receptor peropsin — protein MFQNDSLEPEKEGHSVFSPAEHNIVAAYLITAGVISILSNIIVLGIFVKYKELRTATNTIIINLAVTDIGVSSIGYPMSAASDLYGSWKFGYAGCQIYAGLNIFFGMASIGLLTAVAIDRYLTICQPDLGRRMTPYNYTVMILTAWVNGFFWALMPIIGWAGYAPDPTGATCTINWRKNDASFVSYTMTVIAINFIMPLMVMFYCYYNVSQKMKQYTPSSCPEHINRDWSNQVDVTKMSVIMILMFLLAWSPYSVVCLWASFGDPKEIPPAMAIIAPLFAKSSTFYNPCIYVAANKKFRRAIYAMMQCQTHQSVSVSNALPMNLT, from the exons ATGTTTCAGAATGATTCCTTGGAACCTGAAAAGGAAGGTCACTCAGTCTTTTCTCCAGCAGAGCACAATATTGTGGCAGCTTATTTGATCACAGCAG GTGTGATAAGTATTCTCAGCAACATCATTGTCCTAGGCATCTTTGTTAAATACAAGGAACTTCGGACAGCAACGAATACAATTATCATAAACCTGGCTGTTACTGATATAGGGGTTAGCAGTATTGGTTATCCCATGTCTGCTGCTTCAGACCTATATGGAAGTTGGAAATTTGGATATGCCGGATGTCAG ATTTATGCTGGTTTAAACATCTTTTTTGGAATGGCAAGTATTGGATTACTCACTGCTGTGGCTATTGATCGGTATCTGACCATCTGTCAACCTGACCTCG GAAGAAGAATGACTCCATATAATTATACCGTAATGATTCTGACTGCTTGGGTGAATGGCTTTTTTTGGGCCTTGATGCCTATTATAGGTTGGGCTGGTTACGCTCCTGATCCAACTGGTGCTACGTGTACTATAAACTGGCGGAAGAACGATGC atcTTTTGTTTCTTACACAATGACTGTCATTGCTATAAATTTCATCATGCCCTTAATGGTCATGTTTTACTGTTATTACAATGTTTCTCAAAAGATGAAACAATATACTCCTAGTAGCTGCCCTGAACACATAAACAGAGACTGGTCAAACCAAGTAGATGTAACAAAG ATGTCTGTGATAATGATTTTAATGTTCCTGCTTGCTTGGTCCCCTTATTCGGTTGTGTGCTTATGGGCTTCTTTTGGGGACCCAAAGGAGATTCCTCCAGCAATGGCCATTATAGCCCCTCTCTTTGCAAAATCTTCCACATTCTACAATCCCTGTATATATGTGGCTGCCAACAAGAA GTTCCGGAGAGCAATATATGCAATGATGCAGTGTCAGACTCATCAGTCAGTGTCTGTATCCAACGCGTTGCCAATGAACCTAACTTGA